In the genome of Cryptomeria japonica chromosome 8, Sugi_1.0, whole genome shotgun sequence, one region contains:
- the LOC131048369 gene encoding protein argonaute 2-like, with translation MEDSGQRGRGRVRVRVRGRGIDQNEERQWKPTGRGRGPGVAPSPVTPTLKFLPSPSPLKGKHPPKPQHLALGKVETHKPKLGNSSASSCGSGGDLEPMSRPDPGGKNGYTDIRLIANHFVVNYDPSLQIFQYDVDMTLKSHNKTPKSEARTTQSIAISRTDAHEVKNRLVEDRPDFKKALPIYDGERKLYCLSSLLDGEFYVKLDNGEVKEYKVVLKFVKKLDGHRLEEFLRRDSKRHSSYELLQAMGLVIREHPSKNMIIIGSSLYDQAPERHRNLTGGAAAAIGYSISLSPTAKGLSLKVDYSVVAFHKSIRVLDYLRDRRVYFRENCALNSKARKEVERVLRGLKVSVTHRRTKQKFTVRGLTEQSTRQLTFKSGEREEKRQLVDYFSDRYHLEIRFLELPCLDVSRNPERPNYIPMELCEICVGQRFPKDDLNSRQFQKLTEVACPKVRDRFREIIDIVKRVDGPTGGSVLESYHMSVGSEMTDVTGRVIAPPKLRLGNSCEIIPRQGDCQWNLHNRQLFDPKPIDKWGIVSFLHNPKEDGQRKSMENFCRAMVVRFKDLGIQMAEKPTVFESRSISMLDNVPHLRNSLQAIHRKSEGKLQILICIMGAKHSGYKNLKLICETEIGLISQCCDFECVLNFNDIEFSRYLANLALKINAKVGGSNVALARTLSNQFPRFGNSHVVYFGADVNHPGQRNEKSPSIAAVVMSINWPYSTRYVFKMRCQESGQEDITDLGDMCKELLSVYLKKNSKLPERVVFFRDGVSEGQFHMVLNKELMDLRRAFGELQHGYNPSVSLIVAQKRHHTRLFPVGNGGTKSGNVPPGTVVDSVIVHPREFDFFLCSHDGQRGTSKPTHYHVLWDDNEFGSDELQKLINDLCYTYSRCTKPISLVPPVYYADLAAYRGRLYVEALASPHFNPSSSSAITLPKIHQGIEDEMFI, from the exons ATGGAAGACTCAGGCCAGAGAGGAAGAGGCCGAGTTAGAGTTAGAGTTAGAGGAAGAGGAATAGATCAAAATGAGGAACGCCAATGGAAACCAACAGGTCGTGGGAGGGGCCCTGGGGTTGCTCCCAGCCCTGTTACTCCCACTCTGAAGTTCCTGCCTTCACCCTCTCCCTTGAAAGGAAAGCACCCTCCTAAGCCACAACACTTGGCTCTAG GTAAAGTGGAGACCCATAAACCCAAGCTTGGCAATTCTTCCGCTAGCAGTTGCGGCAGCGGGGGTGATTTGGAGCCTATGAGCAGACCCGACCCAGGAGGAAAAAACGGGTACACGGATATTCGCCTCATTGCAAATCATTTCGTCGTCAACTACGACCCATCTCTGCAAATCTTCCAGTACGACGTGGATATGACACTGAAATCCCACAACAAAACTCCCAAGTCAGAAGCTCGTACCACACAGAGCATCGCCATATCCAGAACAGATGCACATGAAGTAAAAAACAGATTAGTCGAAGACCGCCCAGATTTCAAAAAGGCATTGCCCATCTACGATGGGGAAAGGAAGTTGTACTGTTTGTCCTCTTTGCTAGATGGTGAGTTTTATGTCAAGCTAGACAACGGTGAAGTAAAAGAGTACAAAGTAGTTTTGAAGTTCGTTAAGAAGCTTGATGGACACAGATTAGAAGAGTTTCTGAGAAGAGATTCAAAACGGCATTCAAGCTATGAATTGCTGCAAGCAATGGGTTTGGTAATAAGGGAGCATCCCAGCAAGAACATGATTATAATAGGGAGTAGCCTTTATGATCAAGCTCCCGAACGCCATAGGAATCTCACTGGCGGCGCAGCCGCCGCTATTGGGTATTCTATTAGTCTCAGTCCTACAGCCAAAGGTCTGTCTCTTAAGGTAGATTATTCAGTTGTGGCCTTTCACAAGAGCATTCGAGTGCTGGATTATCTGAGGGATAGGAGAGTGTACTTTAGGGAGAATTGTGCTCTGAATTCCAAGGCTAGAAAGGAGGTTGAAAGGGTTTTGAGAGGATTGAAGGTGAGTGTCACACATAGACGCACAAAACAGAAGTTTACTGTGCGTGGACTGACTGAACAGAGCACCAGACAACTTACTTTCAAaagtggagagagagaggagaaacggCAACTTGTGGATTACTTTAGTGACCGTTACCATTTGGAGATACGATTCCTGGAGCTGCCTTGCCTGGATGTGAGCAGGAACCCAGAAAGGCCAAACTATATTCCCATGGAGCTCTGTGAAATATGTGTAGGGCAGAGGTTCCCCAAAGATGATCTCAATTCTCGTCAGTTCCAGAAGTTGACGGAAGTGGCTTGCCCTAAGGTGCGGGACAGATTCCGAGAAATCATTGACATCGTGAAGCGAGTGGACGGGCCTACAGG CGGTTCAGTTCTTGAGAGTTATCACATGTCAGTGGGTTCAGAAATGACTGATGTAACTGGTCGTGTGATAGCCCCACCTAAGCTCAGGCTGGGGAACAGCTGCGAAATCATTCCTCGACAGGGTGACTGCCAATGGAATCTACACAATCGCCAACTCTTTGATCCAAAACCAATTGACAAATGGGGAATCGTTTCTTTCTTGCACAACCCAAAAGAAGATGGGCAAAGGAAATCAATGGAGAATTTCTGCAGGGCAATGGTGGTGAGATTCAAAGATCTGGGCATCCAAATGGCAGAAAAGCCAACAGTTTTCGAATCAAGATCAATATCAATGTTGGACAACGTCCCGCATCTAAGGAATTCTCTTCAGGCAATCCACAGAAAAAGCGAAGGGAAGCTTCAGATTTTGATCTGCATAATGGGGGCCAAGCACAGTGGGTACAAAAACCTCAAGCTCATCTGTGAAACAGAGATAGGCCTAATATCACAGTGCTGCGACTTTGAATGTGTTCTAAACTTCAACGACATCGAATTCTCAAGATATTTGGCAAATCTTGCATTAAAAATCAATGCAAAAGTCGGCGGGAGCAACGTGGCACTGGCTCGAACACTTTCTAATCAGTTCCCACGTTTTGGGAACTCTCACGTCGTGTATTTTGGAGCAGATGTGAATCATCCGGGCCAGCGAAATGAGAAAAGCCCATCAATTGCAGCGGTTGTGATGAGCATAAACTGGCCATATTCAACCCGCTATGTGTTCAAAATGCGGTGCCAGGAAAGCGGTCAGGAAGACATCACAGATCTGGGAGATATGTGCAAGGAATTGTTATCAGTATATCTGAAAAAGAATTCGAAGCTGCCTGAAAGGGTTGTTTTCTTCAGAGATGGAGTGAGCGAAGGGCAATTCCATATGGTTTTGAACAAAGAGCTCATGGATTTGAGGAGGGCATTTGGTGAGCTTCAACATGGGTATAATCCCTCTGTTTCGCTTATTGTAGCACAGAAGCGTCATCACACAAGGCTCTTCCCCGTGGGGAATGGGGGCACTAAATCGGGCAATGTGCCGCCTGGTACAGTTGTTGATAGTGTGATTGTCCATCCAAGAGAATTTGATTTCTTTCTGTGCAGTCACGATGGGCAAAGAGGGACCAGCAAGCCCACCCATTATCATGTTCTTTGGGATGATAATGAATTTGGATCGGATGAGTTGCAGAAGTTGATCAATGATTTGTGTTATACTTACTCCAGATGTACAAAGCCCATATCTCTGGTTCCTCCAGTCTATTACGCAGATCTTGCAGCCTACAGAGGGCGCCTCTATGTGGAGGCTCTTGCATCCCCTCACTTCAACCCATCTTCTTCCTCTGCTATCACTCTTCCAAAAATTCACCAAGGTATTGAGGATGAAATGTTCATTTGA